One window of the Paramagnetospirillum magnetotacticum MS-1 genome contains the following:
- a CDS encoding ATP phosphoribosyltransferase regulatory subunit — MTESANRALLPAGLRDMLPPDAEFEASVVHSLMSMFARHGYDRVKPPLIEFEESLLDGAGGGTSSQTFRVMDPMSQKMMGLRADMTPQVARIAATRLGTQPRPLRLSYAGQVLRVKGTQLRPERQFGQAGIELIGSDEARADAEVLVMTAEALAEMGVPGVSADLALPTLVPAVFAAYGISGETAERLRAALDHKDSATVAALGGQAAPLLQALIAAAGPAARALSELAALDLPPAAARERDRLAQVVGLVAADLPSLTLTVDPVENRGFEYHTGLSFTLFARNMGAELGRGGRYQGGGGEPATGATLFMDSVLAALPGPKPARRLFVPAGTPRAWAQAFRVQGWVTVSGLVPAADSKIEAKRQGCGHCLGPDGIVEVE, encoded by the coding sequence ATGACCGAGTCCGCCAATCGGGCCCTGCTGCCCGCCGGCCTGCGCGACATGCTGCCCCCAGACGCGGAGTTTGAAGCCTCCGTCGTCCACAGCCTGATGAGCATGTTCGCCCGTCACGGCTATGACCGGGTCAAGCCTCCGCTGATCGAATTCGAGGAAAGCCTGCTGGACGGAGCGGGCGGCGGCACGTCGTCCCAGACCTTCCGGGTCATGGACCCCATGAGCCAGAAGATGATGGGACTGCGCGCCGACATGACGCCCCAGGTGGCCCGCATCGCCGCCACGCGTCTGGGCACCCAGCCCCGGCCCCTGCGCCTGTCCTATGCCGGTCAGGTTCTGCGGGTCAAGGGGACCCAGCTGCGCCCCGAACGCCAGTTCGGTCAGGCGGGAATCGAGCTGATCGGCTCCGACGAGGCCCGCGCCGATGCCGAGGTTCTGGTCATGACCGCCGAGGCTCTGGCCGAGATGGGCGTGCCCGGCGTCTCCGCCGATCTGGCCCTGCCCACCCTGGTGCCTGCGGTGTTCGCCGCCTACGGCATTTCCGGCGAGACGGCGGAACGCTTGCGCGCCGCGCTCGATCACAAGGACAGCGCCACGGTCGCCGCTCTGGGCGGTCAAGCCGCGCCTCTGCTTCAGGCTCTGATCGCCGCTGCCGGTCCGGCTGCCCGCGCCCTGAGCGAATTGGCCGCCCTGGATCTGCCGCCCGCTGCCGCCCGCGAACGCGACCGTCTGGCACAGGTGGTGGGACTGGTGGCTGCCGACCTTCCCAGCCTCACCCTGACGGTCGATCCTGTGGAAAATCGCGGATTCGAGTATCATACGGGACTGAGCTTCACCCTGTTCGCCCGCAATATGGGGGCTGAGCTGGGGCGTGGCGGACGTTATCAGGGCGGGGGGGGCGAACCGGCCACCGGTGCCACCTTGTTCATGGATTCCGTTCTGGCGGCGCTTCCCGGCCCAAAACCGGCCAGGCGGCTGTTCGTTCCGGCGGGAACGCCCAGGGCCTGGGCCCAGGCGTTCCGCGTCCAGGGCTGGGTGACCGTGTCGGGGCTGGTCCCCGCCGCCGATTCCAAGATCGAAGCAAAGCGTCAGGGCTGTGGGCATTGCCTCGGGCCTGATGGTATCGTCGAAGTCGAATAG
- a CDS encoding methyl-accepting chemotaxis protein, giving the protein MAWIFGGKAVAKVDMAPVEAANDPMASLAPLAAVEAALDQLIAGKYHSITEGTCPLTSKIKALAVKLEAQAQANLKLDVGLSVNVNEAVTKAAGMMRDVGEVDRRAQSIAVAAEQLVSSVAEIASTSKAAAEDASAAETVAEESHTAAEQAIGAMAAIAEAVQAAAGKVDSLAEASVQIGDIVNQIEDIASQTNLLALNATIEAARAGEAGKGFAVVANEVKNLANQTARATVDIRARIESLRVEMGEIVRTMQDGASAVEHGKEVISTTSDGMGRLASQVQGVSVKMAQIAGILSQQSAASADVSEGVGAIAGLSARNVATINDVVDEMDGASKGIVAALNEMAALEIEDFTLHVAKSDHMLWRKRLADMVVGREVLNPDDLADHTKCRLGKWCAGLSDETILRHPAYAALEAPHRDVHKNGIDAARCFKNGDLDGALAAIARAADASVGVMKCLNDLGDRRRF; this is encoded by the coding sequence ATGGCTTGGATTTTCGGTGGAAAGGCTGTTGCCAAGGTCGATATGGCTCCAGTCGAGGCTGCCAATGACCCCATGGCGTCACTCGCCCCTCTGGCCGCGGTCGAAGCGGCCCTGGATCAGCTCATTGCCGGGAAATACCATTCCATAACCGAGGGCACTTGCCCGCTTACCTCCAAGATCAAGGCTCTGGCCGTCAAGCTGGAAGCTCAGGCTCAGGCCAATCTGAAGCTGGATGTGGGCCTTTCGGTCAATGTCAACGAGGCGGTGACCAAGGCCGCGGGCATGATGCGCGATGTGGGCGAGGTGGATCGCCGGGCCCAGTCCATCGCCGTGGCCGCCGAGCAACTGGTCTCCAGCGTCGCCGAGATCGCCAGCACGTCGAAGGCGGCGGCCGAGGACGCCTCTGCCGCCGAGACGGTCGCCGAGGAAAGCCACACCGCCGCTGAACAGGCCATCGGCGCCATGGCCGCCATCGCCGAGGCGGTGCAGGCCGCCGCTGGCAAGGTGGATTCCCTGGCCGAGGCCTCGGTGCAGATCGGCGACATCGTCAATCAGATCGAGGACATCGCGTCCCAGACCAATCTGCTGGCCTTGAACGCCACCATCGAGGCGGCCCGCGCCGGAGAGGCGGGCAAGGGATTCGCCGTGGTGGCCAACGAGGTGAAGAATCTCGCTAACCAGACGGCGCGCGCCACAGTGGATATCCGCGCCCGCATCGAATCGCTTCGGGTCGAGATGGGCGAGATCGTCCGCACCATGCAAGACGGCGCCAGTGCCGTGGAGCACGGCAAGGAGGTCATCAGCACCACCAGCGACGGCATGGGTCGTCTGGCCTCCCAGGTGCAAGGCGTCTCGGTCAAGATGGCCCAGATCGCCGGTATCTTGAGCCAGCAGAGCGCCGCCTCGGCCGATGTCTCCGAAGGCGTGGGCGCCATCGCCGGGCTGTCGGCGCGCAACGTGGCCACCATCAACGACGTGGTCGACGAGATGGACGGCGCCTCCAAAGGCATTGTCGCGGCCTTGAACGAGATGGCGGCGCTGGAGATCGAGGACTTCACCCTGCATGTGGCCAAATCCGACCATATGCTGTGGCGCAAGCGGCTGGCCGACATGGTCGTGGGCCGCGAAGTGCTCAATCCCGATGATCTGGCCGATCATACAAAGTGCCGCCTGGGCAAGTGGTGCGCCGGTCTCTCGGACGAGACCATCTTGCGCCATCCGGCCTATGCCGCCCTGGAAGCCCCCCACCGGGACGTGCACAAGAATGGCATCGACGCGGCCCGCTGCTTCAAGAACGGCGACCTGGACGGGGCGCTGGCCGCCATCGCCCGTGCCGCCGACGCTTCGGTGGGCGTGATGAAGTGCCTGAACGATCTGGGTGATCGTCGGCGCTTTTAG